The Actinocorallia herbida DNA window GGTCTGGAACTCGATGGCGCACAAGGCGCGGTGGGCGCTGCTCGTCGCGCGCACCGACCCGGACGTGCCCAAGCACCGTGGTCTGTCCTACTTCGTCCTGGACATGCACCAGCCCGGCGTGGAGGTGCGCCCGCTCCGCCAGATCACCGGCGAGGCGGAGTTCAACGAGGTCTTCATGACCGACGCCCACATCCCCGACACCGATCGGCTCGGGGACGTCGGCGCGGGCTGGATGGTCGCCAACACGACGCTGATGAGCGAGCGTGTCTCGATCGGCGGCCAGGCCGTGCCGCGCGAGAGCGGTGTGCTCGGCCTCGTCGCCGAGGCGTGGCGGGAGCGCCCCGAGCTGCGCTCGCCCGGCGCGCACGACCGGCTGCTGTCGCTGTGGGTGAAGGCGGAGGTGACCCGGCAGACGGCGCGGCGCCTCAGCCAGTCGCTCGCCGCGGGCAAGCCGGGCCCTGAGGGCAGCGGCATGAAGCTGGCGTTCGGCGAGCTGAACCAGGCGACGACCGACTTCGAGGTCGAACTGCTGGCCGAGGAGGGCCTGCGGTACGACGAGTGGACCATGCGCCGTCCCGACAGCGTCGACTTCGCGGGCCGCGGCCCCGGCTACCGGTACCTGCGGGCCAAGGGCAACTCCATCGAGGGCGGCACCTCGGAGATCCTGCGCAACATCATCGCCGAGCGCGTGCTGGGCCTGCCCGGCGAGCACCGCGTCGACAAGGACATCCCCTGGAAGGACCTGCCCCGATGAGCGACCTGCTTTACAGCGAGCTGGAAGAGGAGCTGCGCTCCGGGGTGCGCCGCGCGCTGCGGGAGCGGGCGGACTGGCAGCAGGTGCTGGCCTGGACCGAGAGCGGCGAGACCGCTTACTCGGGCCTGTGGAAGGTCGTGGCGGCCGGGCTGGGCACCGCCGGCCTGGCGGTGCCCGAGGACAAGGGCGGGGCGGGCGCGTCCTGGCGCGAGGTCGCGGTCGTGCTGGAGGAGCTGGGCCGGGCCGCCGCGCCCGTCCCGTACTTCGGCTCGGCGGTCCTCGGCGTCGCGGCGCTGCTGGAGGGCGACGATCCCGCGCTGCTGGAGGCCGCGGCCTCCGGCGAGCGGGTCGTGACGCTCGCGGTGCCCTTCGGCGCGCACAGGCCGGGGCCGCAGGGCCCGGTGGTGGCGGGCGTGGCCGACGCCGTCACCGCCGACGTCCTCCTGCTCCCCGAGGAGGACGGCCTGTACGCCTACGACGCGTCGGACGTCTCGGTCACCCCGGTCGTCAGCCTCGACCAGACCAGGCCGCTCGCCGACCTGGACTTCACCGGCGCGTCCGGAAGGCGCGTCGCGGGCCCCGAGACCGCAGGGAGGGCCTGGACGATCGGGGCCGCCCTCCTGGCCTCCGAGCAGCTGGGCGTGGCCGAGCAGTGCCTGGAGACGACGGTCGAGTACGTGAAGACACGGCACCAGTTCGCCCGTCCGATCGGCTCCTACCAGGCCGTCAAGCACCGGCTGGCCGACCTGTGGCTGACCGTCGCGCAGGCCCGCGCGGCGGCCCGCTACGCGGCGTCCTGCGCGGCGACCGGGGATCCGGACCTCGCGGTGGCGGCCGCCGTGGCCCAGTCGCACTGCTCGGAGGCCGCGCTGCGCGCCGCCGAGGAGTGCGTGCAGCTGCACGGCGGCATCGGCTTCACCTGGGAGGCCCCGGCGCACCTGTGGCTGAAGCGCGCCAAGGCCCTGTCGCTGGCGCTGGGCGCGCCGCACAGGCACCGGGCGACCCTCGCCGAGCTGGTCGACCTGCCGCTGTGACGCGTCCGCTCTGAGCGGATCGCGGCGTCGTCCTTCGAGGGGACCTACCGTGCGCCGGACCCGGCGTGGCACGATTCCCGGTGGCGCGACCGCCGTCCCGTACGGCGGCCTTCCCCGGCGCACGGAGGTGCCCTCTCGATGACCGATCAGACACTCCAGCTGCTCGACCGGATGGAGATCGCGGACCTGCTGGCCCGCTACGGCCTCGCCGTGGACACCGGCAGATGGTCGCTCCTCGACACGGTCTTCGCCCCCGACGCGGTCCTGGACTACACCGCGACGGGCGGCGCCAAGGGCGGCCTCGCCGAGGTGCGCGGGTGGCTGAGCGAGGTGCTCCCGGCCTTCCCCGGCCGGCTCCACCTGCTCGGCCCGCCCGCGATCGCCTTCGACGGCGACCGGGACGAACCCGCGTTCGCGGGCGTCACCGTGGCGTTCACCGACACCCTCGCCCCGTCCCGCGAGGCGCTCGGCGGCCGGCACACCCAGGGCCTCATCCAGGGCGGCGGCTACTACCACCACCGGATGGAGCGCACCCCGTCCGGCTGGCGCAGCCGCGAACTCGTCGTGGAGCAGACCTGGCGCGTCTTCCACTGAGCCACGGCGCCGCCCGGCGGGGCTACTCCTCGACGCGGCGGCGCCTGGTCCGGCGCGGGTAGGCGCGGGCGGTCTCGGCGAGCCGGGCGGAGTGCTCGGCCTGCTTGCGCCAGTGCCCGTACGCCTCGCCGCGCTGGGCGAGCGTGTCGAGCCGCTTCATCGTCTGGACGGGGATGAAGGCCGGGTCGGCGTCGCGCCAGGGCGTGCCGGGCAGCGGCATGAAGGTGTGCGTGTGGATGCGCGCGCCGAGGTCCACGAGGTCCTCGGCGAGCCTGAGGGAGTCGGCCTGGTCGGCCGCGTCCTCGCCGGGCATGCCGAACATGAAGTCCACATTGACCCGGAACCCGTGCTCGACGGCGATGCGGACGGCGTCCCGGACGGGTCCGGCGCCATGGCCGCGCCCGGAGGCGGCGAGGATCTTGTCGGAGCCGGACTGCGCGCCGATGATGATGTTGTCGTTGTTCACGTACCGCCGCAGCAGCACCATCGCCTCGGGCGTGACGTGCTCGGGCCGCACCTCGGACGGGAAGCTGCCGAAGAAGATGCGCCCGTCGTCCGGAAGCTCCTCGCGCACCCCCGACAGCAGCTCCTCGACCTTGGCCAGATCGGCGTCCGGCCCCGGCGTCCCGTAGGACAGCGACGTGGGCGTGATGAACCTGACGTCCTTGAGCCCGAACACGCGCATCTGCCGCACATGCGCGCGGACGCTCTCGACCGACCGGTGCCGGAACTGCCCGCCGAACATGAACGGCGTCTGGCAGAAGCGGCAGGCGTACCGGCATCCGCGGGTGAGCTCGATCGGGCCGACGTGCCGGCGCACGGCGGGGAAGGACCG harbors:
- a CDS encoding acyl-CoA dehydrogenase family protein yields the protein MSDLLYSELEEELRSGVRRALRERADWQQVLAWTESGETAYSGLWKVVAAGLGTAGLAVPEDKGGAGASWREVAVVLEELGRAAAPVPYFGSAVLGVAALLEGDDPALLEAAASGERVVTLAVPFGAHRPGPQGPVVAGVADAVTADVLLLPEEDGLYAYDASDVSVTPVVSLDQTRPLADLDFTGASGRRVAGPETAGRAWTIGAALLASEQLGVAEQCLETTVEYVKTRHQFARPIGSYQAVKHRLADLWLTVAQARAAARYAASCAATGDPDLAVAAAVAQSHCSEAALRAAEECVQLHGGIGFTWEAPAHLWLKRAKALSLALGAPHRHRATLAELVDLPL
- a CDS encoding nuclear transport factor 2 family protein; the protein is MTDQTLQLLDRMEIADLLARYGLAVDTGRWSLLDTVFAPDAVLDYTATGGAKGGLAEVRGWLSEVLPAFPGRLHLLGPPAIAFDGDRDEPAFAGVTVAFTDTLAPSREALGGRHTQGLIQGGGYYHHRMERTPSGWRSRELVVEQTWRVFH
- a CDS encoding acyl-CoA dehydrogenase family protein, translated to MAQVLDELLTRFLADHDPAAMEPLEFLRARYDAGLAWVHFPEGHGGLGLPREAQRQVEAAFKGTPSNRPDVNPIGLGMAAPTILAVGTEEQRERWLRPLWTGEDLWCQLFSEPGAGSDLAGLATRAVRDGDGWIVNGQKVWNSMAHKARWALLVARTDPDVPKHRGLSYFVLDMHQPGVEVRPLRQITGEAEFNEVFMTDAHIPDTDRLGDVGAGWMVANTTLMSERVSIGGQAVPRESGVLGLVAEAWRERPELRSPGAHDRLLSLWVKAEVTRQTARRLSQSLAAGKPGPEGSGMKLAFGELNQATTDFEVELLAEEGLRYDEWTMRRPDSVDFAGRGPGYRYLRAKGNSIEGGTSEILRNIIAERVLGLPGEHRVDKDIPWKDLPR
- a CDS encoding TIGR04013 family B12-binding domain/radical SAM domain-containing protein; this translates as MEVTVVARYRKAVTYGIHALLAALEESGESCTLRYGTSPEETAGHIAAAAGTRVLVLWSFYSPDAAAMTAELAAVRALADGPDVLHIAGGVHATAEPQHVLDSGWDLAGIGEGESTIVSLVAALRADTPLRDVPGLALRDHDGVALRTRPAPQLPLDAHRSFPAVRRHVGPIELTRGCRYACRFCQTPFMFGGQFRHRSVESVRAHVRQMRVFGLKDVRFITPTSLSYGTPGPDADLAKVEELLSGVREELPDDGRIFFGSFPSEVRPEHVTPEAMVLLRRYVNNDNIIIGAQSGSDKILAASGRGHGAGPVRDAVRIAVEHGFRVNVDFMFGMPGEDAADQADSLRLAEDLVDLGARIHTHTFMPLPGTPWRDADPAFIPVQTMKRLDTLAQRGEAYGHWRKQAEHSARLAETARAYPRRTRRRRVEE